One region of Chryseobacterium sp. C-71 genomic DNA includes:
- a CDS encoding TonB-dependent receptor: MKKIILSVASLATVTTFAQQKDSLQVKDVDEVVMTASRKSENIKEIPSSVTIVGEKQVQSQLTVNSDITSILQYTVPSLATSSGQTSNTGQTLRGRQVLVLIDGIPQSTPLRNGARDLRVIDPTVIERIEVIKGASSIYGNGADGGIINYITRKSKSDKKISGISQVGITGQPYGGTLGVRASQFLSGKITDKFDYVAFFAYERTGYMKDADGINLSPTYSPAKMDNYNGMLKLGYNFNENQRIEASYIGYASKSDLNLGLKTGKYGSIPTIGEGESKNLDTTPQGTPRNHNFKISYDNKNIFWNTSLNLNLYLQDFRTVYGYSDTFLNGGQSNVISNKKGARLNLDTQLWNAKNSQGEVIYGVDILNDQTVQKLEDGRYWTPDMEMTNIAPFLLVKIDLLKKLTIKGGLRYENMKVKVGDFNTLSSLKADGTFTKSIFVTGGELEYNALVANLGLRYNINPMINIFGSFSQAYSINELGRILRTSTSDTIANLETKPIIVNNYELGATGQITKWLNYEVTSYVSTSKLGATFIQSPDRALTIQRSPEVVYGIEGFLHFTPAKWINFGGSYSWMEGITSVKDDGDYSTKINNSRISAPKVLAYVQVKPTEKLSVGVDMLNAFKQDRFDPNAKTGLYVYGEGEVPGYTVFNFKSSYDVNQNWKVSLGVENVLNKMYQPAIAWWAARDADFTNSLGMRGTFMVEYRF; the protein is encoded by the coding sequence ATGAAGAAAATCATTTTATCTGTAGCATCTTTAGCTACTGTCACAACATTTGCTCAACAAAAAGATTCTTTACAGGTTAAAGACGTAGACGAAGTGGTCATGACGGCTTCCAGAAAAAGCGAAAACATCAAAGAAATACCAAGTTCAGTTACGATTGTCGGTGAAAAGCAGGTGCAGTCGCAATTAACGGTTAACTCAGATATTACAAGTATTTTACAGTATACGGTTCCGAGTTTGGCGACAAGCTCAGGACAGACTTCAAATACCGGACAAACGTTGAGAGGACGCCAGGTTTTGGTATTAATTGATGGAATTCCGCAATCTACACCGCTTCGAAACGGAGCGAGAGACTTACGAGTAATTGATCCTACTGTTATCGAAAGAATTGAAGTGATCAAAGGTGCTTCATCAATCTATGGAAACGGTGCAGACGGAGGAATTATCAATTACATTACAAGAAAAAGCAAATCAGATAAAAAGATTTCCGGAATTTCTCAAGTTGGCATTACCGGACAGCCTTACGGAGGAACTCTTGGTGTCCGAGCCAGTCAGTTTTTATCCGGAAAAATCACAGATAAATTCGATTATGTAGCTTTTTTCGCTTACGAAAGAACTGGGTACATGAAAGATGCAGATGGAATCAATTTAAGTCCAACGTACAGTCCTGCAAAAATGGATAACTACAACGGAATGTTGAAATTAGGCTATAACTTTAATGAAAATCAAAGAATTGAAGCGTCTTACATTGGTTATGCTTCAAAATCTGATCTTAATTTAGGTTTAAAAACAGGAAAATATGGTTCAATCCCAACGATTGGTGAAGGTGAAAGCAAAAACTTAGACACAACACCGCAAGGAACACCAAGAAATCATAATTTTAAAATCAGCTACGACAATAAGAATATATTTTGGAACACCTCACTCAATCTCAACCTTTATCTGCAGGATTTCAGAACCGTTTACGGATATAGCGACACTTTCTTGAACGGAGGTCAGTCTAATGTTATTTCAAATAAAAAAGGAGCAAGGCTTAATTTGGATACTCAATTGTGGAATGCTAAAAATTCTCAGGGAGAAGTAATCTATGGAGTGGATATCCTGAATGACCAAACCGTTCAGAAACTCGAAGACGGCCGTTACTGGACTCCGGATATGGAAATGACCAACATTGCCCCTTTCCTATTGGTGAAAATTGATTTATTAAAGAAATTAACCATCAAAGGAGGACTTCGCTATGAAAACATGAAAGTAAAGGTGGGTGATTTTAACACTCTTTCATCACTAAAAGCCGACGGAACTTTCACCAAAAGTATTTTTGTAACAGGCGGAGAGCTGGAATACAATGCATTGGTTGCGAATCTTGGGCTTCGTTACAACATCAACCCGATGATCAATATTTTCGGAAGTTTTTCACAAGCATATTCAATTAACGAGTTGGGAAGAATTTTAAGAACCTCGACTTCTGATACCATCGCCAACCTTGAAACCAAACCAATCATCGTCAACAACTACGAATTGGGAGCAACAGGACAAATTACCAAATGGTTAAATTACGAAGTAACTTCTTATGTAAGCACATCAAAATTAGGAGCCACATTCATCCAAAGTCCAGACAGAGCGTTAACAATCCAGAGATCTCCCGAAGTCGTGTATGGTATAGAAGGATTTTTACACTTCACTCCTGCAAAATGGATCAATTTCGGAGGAAGTTACAGCTGGATGGAAGGAATCACTTCTGTAAAAGATGACGGAGATTATTCAACAAAAATTAATAACAGCAGAATTTCTGCACCGAAAGTTTTAGCATATGTTCAGGTAAAACCTACAGAAAAATTATCCGTGGGAGTAGATATGCTCAATGCCTTCAAACAAGACAGGTTTGACCCAAATGCAAAAACAGGATTGTATGTTTATGGTGAAGGTGAAGTGCCCGGCTACACGGTTTTCAACTTTAAATCGAGCTATGATGTTAACCAAAACTGGAAAGTATCTTTAGGAGTAGAAAATGTGCTCAACAAAATGTACCAGCCTGCAATTGCATGGTGGGCAGCAAGAGACGCAGACTTCACCAACTCATTAGGAATGCGTGGAACGTTCATGGTTGAATACAGATTTTAA
- a CDS encoding PepSY domain-containing protein, whose translation MKKKHHHKKKPSLFKKWTGKLHLWFGLGIGFLIFIISITGALYVFKDEVENFTRKEVIYHNEPNIDQKQILPIRVLEKSVVAQVKEKYPVHWVNIPIDKKMSYQFYWYEHNPKAWNYFEEFPIFKVAYVNPYNGKVLQTYDEKNGFFQIVKMIHWSYLLKQEWGTYVVGIPVIIFVIMLISGIILWWPKNKAARKQRFSFKWQNVKSWKRKNYDLHNVLGFYASIFALIFSLTGLFYAFFVVQAAFYFIFSGGSTAYPDFTSIKTKAPIELRTEGTLDKISNTVKAKYPESFGFAIDLGHPHMDDHEHPNFEVYVKHLSYSYHKSSSLIFDENSGELLHTHDMKDKNFGEKAVGANYDIHVGSILGLPTKIIAFIVSLICASLPVTGFLVWWGRRKKVKKAIS comes from the coding sequence ATGAAGAAAAAACATCACCACAAAAAGAAACCAAGTCTTTTCAAAAAATGGACAGGGAAACTGCATTTATGGTTCGGATTGGGAATCGGATTTTTGATTTTTATCATCTCCATTACCGGTGCTTTGTATGTATTCAAAGACGAGGTCGAAAACTTTACAAGAAAAGAGGTTATCTATCATAATGAGCCAAATATTGATCAGAAACAAATCCTTCCGATCAGAGTTTTAGAAAAATCGGTGGTGGCGCAAGTGAAAGAAAAATATCCCGTGCATTGGGTCAATATACCGATTGATAAAAAGATGTCTTACCAGTTTTATTGGTACGAGCACAATCCGAAAGCATGGAATTATTTTGAAGAATTTCCTATTTTCAAGGTGGCTTACGTCAATCCATACAACGGGAAAGTTTTACAGACTTACGACGAAAAAAACGGCTTTTTTCAGATTGTAAAAATGATTCACTGGAGTTATTTACTGAAACAGGAATGGGGAACTTACGTCGTAGGAATTCCGGTAATCATATTCGTCATTATGCTTATTTCAGGGATTATTTTGTGGTGGCCTAAAAATAAAGCAGCCAGAAAACAACGTTTTTCATTCAAATGGCAAAATGTAAAAAGCTGGAAAAGAAAAAATTATGACCTTCATAATGTATTAGGTTTTTACGCATCTATTTTTGCATTAATCTTTTCATTAACAGGCTTGTTCTATGCCTTTTTTGTTGTTCAGGCGGCATTTTATTTTATCTTTTCCGGTGGAAGTACAGCTTACCCGGACTTCACATCCATTAAAACAAAAGCTCCGATTGAGTTGAGAACCGAAGGCACTTTAGACAAAATCAGCAATACGGTAAAAGCAAAATATCCTGAATCTTTCGGCTTCGCAATCGATTTAGGACATCCCCATATGGATGATCATGAACATCCGAATTTTGAGGTTTATGTAAAACACCTCTCCTATTCTTATCATAAAAGCAGCAGTTTGATTTTTGACGAAAACTCTGGTGAGCTTCTACATACTCACGATATGAAAGACAAAAACTTTGGTGAAAAAGCCGTAGGAGCCAACTATGATATTCACGTAGGTTCAATCTTAGGATTACCAACCAAAATCATTGCATTTATTGTCAGCTTAATTTGTGCTTCACTTCCTGTAACCGGATTTTTAGTGTGGTGGGGAAGAAGAAAAAAGGTGAAAAAAGCGATCTCATAA